AAAATTATTTAACTCAACGTGTATAATATTTGATTGCTTTCTTAGTTATATGTTGAATGAATTAATTAATGTATTAATACTAATACATAGAAAGAGTTAAGAGGACtcgattaattttttattataaaatttgatgacattttgtaaaaagaaatagtattatatatatatatatatataaaatataaaatatattaaatagtattagaattctattagcttcagaattttattattaaaaggtTATCTTAAAGACAAATCCTCATAATACATATCTAAAATATTGAATCAATAAAGAAAACTTGTGAAGTATGTTAGTAATAACACATATACTTACTAACAGGAATCATCAATTGATGAATTCATATTTATTAATATTGAATAAATGttgtattattttaattaatttagcttaTTATTAAGTTAAtgttttttttagaaaatttatAACATTGGGAATTCTATGTAAAATATtgtttttattacaaattttaatttattttgaaattttttttctctgattacaAGTTTTTtggtattaaaattttaagtattttagcATTAGAATCtaagaataaaaattttaaaatttatcaagATTTCATTATAACTTTAAAAGTCATAGGTTAATATGACAAACCAAATAGGAAtatcaaaaatcaaattttaacaatatttttatAATCAAGATGTATAtttgtaataataaaaaaaaaatattaagacGTACATAAGTTCAAGAAACTtgttttcaattaaaattaaataaaattctacattatatttattttataattaatttatataatatattgacATTTATTTGACTTAGAATTTATATTATagagaaaatttaattttaaaataaaaattaaatttatattaattatgttttgtaaattatataaatttataaatatatttttatccaTTTAAAAGTTGGCCTCCCAtttgtatatttatatatattatagatagaTATAGATAAGTTGTAAATGAATTCTACAACTAAAATAAAAGATGCCAAACACAGAATAACGTATAATCTTAGAATAGATTTTTATAAGGATAATTTCAAGTTTTAGCGCTTTatcatttaaaagaaaattttaatttttatcaaactTTGAGTTTTTGTGCCATTATTTTATCTCTGAATTTATTAACAGAATGAGCTGTGCAGGATGATAGTAAAGTATAACAAATTAATGTTTGTAAGAGGATAAGGTAAAATTCATGTTTATAAATAGAGAGGGAGAGTTGCTTGCAAATAATATGAAAATTGCTTTTCTTTTGTTGGCTCAAAAAAGATACATGACAAGATAATGGTGAAAAAAACAATAAAAGTGGAAGTTCTAGACAAATAAGAGGTAACTTGATATTTAGCCAAAGAATGTTGAAACTTGAAACATATGGGTAACAGTAAGAAGACCAAGAAACGTATAATCCTGTTAAAATTGTGCGAGAAGACCGAGTGAAAAAGATAATGAGAACATATATTTATGTATCAGTACTCGGCAGCAAATCTCAAAATTCTGCAGCAGTGGAAAGTACTGGCATGACAGATTGTAATACCATGCTGGTACACGAGAAGAAGGAAAGCATATTTCTAGCTCTAAGGACTTTAAACAATTCTTTTCCCTCCTCTTTTAAGATCTTATATTGACAAAAAGGCAATCTAAATTTGCTTCTATCAATTTACTTATTCCTTTCTTTCGTTCAATTTCTCTTTCCCACAACTGGTTCTAAGGAATGTTCCTTCTCCTACTCTCCTAGCCAAAGCCTTgctatttcccgttatcaacttgttataaatacattaaagcacCAAGTGAAACACAAAACTACATTGTGAATCCAAAATCTTTCTGTTTCTTAAAGCATCTTGTGTTATATTTGGTTGAAATGGCTTCCGGACCAGTTCTCAAGCGTTCTGAAACGATTGCAGAAAGTATGCCCGATGCGTTGAGGCAGAGCCGCTATCACATGAAGATATGCTTTTCcaggtatttttttttctttcatgcaGTTTTTCTTTGTGTTCTTTTATTGAAATGATTTTGCGCATAAATAATtgattctcttttctttcttgggATGATTACAAAAGCTTTGTTGCAACTgggaaaaaacttttgaaacgcCAACATATAATGGATGAAATGGAGAAATCGATACAAGACAAGGTTGAAAGGAAAAGGGTCTTGGAAGGCTTACTTGGTTACATCATGAGTGCCACTCAGGTATTCATGctctctctttatatatattGGGACAGATAGACACAttcacacacacatatattaGATGAAAAGggctaatctggttattttttatattaaaatttgcaGGAGGCAGCCGTTATTCCACCTTATGTTGCTTTTGCTGTAAGGCCAAATCCTGGATTCTGGGAATACGTTAAAGTGAATGCTGAAGATCTGAGTGTTGATGGCATCTCTGCATCAGAATACTTGCAGTTCAAAGAAATGATCTTTGACGAAAACTGGTAATTTGCCTGCCATTGTACCACGGATAGCTCTATCCCATCTTAttgatcaataaaaaaaaatgaatataattattttatgggCAGGGCCAGCGATGAAAATGCTCTGGAAATAGATTTTGGAGCCATGGATTTCTCAACTCCTCGCTTGACCCTTTCTTCTTCTATTGGGAATGGGATGAAATACATCTCAAAATTCATGTCCTCAAAGCTTAATGGGAGCTCTGGTAGTGCAAAGCCTCTGCTTGACTATTTACTAGCCCTTGACTATCAGGGAGAGGTATCTAATTTTACAAGATATTTCGAAATGACTGACAACACTTTCAATGTGATGGAAACTAAAGGTGAACGCCTGTTGTAAAACGCAGAATATGATGATCAATGAAAAGTTGGATACAGTTGCCAAGCTTCAGGTGGCACTCCTTGGAGCTGAAGATGTTCTCTCTGCATTTCCAAAACACACACCGTATCAGGATTTTCAACATAGGTAATTTTTCTGTCTGCTAatttattttcttcaaatttcccttTAGTGAACCATAAAGGTCTGACATTACTGATTGCATTGATAATGTGAGAAATTCTTCAGCCTGAAAGAGTTAGGATTTGAGAAGGGATGGGGGAATACTGCAGAAAGAGTTAAAGAGACCATGAGAATGCTTTCTGAATCACTTCAAGCCCAAGAACCAGCAAAACTAGAATTGTTCTTTGGCAGGCTTCCTAACATGTTCAACATTGTAATTTTCTCTCCACATGGCTATTTTGGCCAGGCAGATGTCCTTGGATTGCCAGACACTGGTGGCCAGGTGTGTAAGACATCCCAAAAAACATATAAAACATAATTCCTATAATGCTTCCTGACAAATAAAATATGACAATGCATAGGTGGTTTACATTCTTGATCAAGTAAGAGCATTAGAAGAAGAGCTGCTGCTCAGAATCAAGCAGCAAGGCCTTAATATGAAGCCTCAGATTCTTGTGGTGAGCAACATACATACAAACTCAAAGAACTAAAATTTTTAAGTCGGTGAAAGATTTCAATCTGAATTAGTTCTTTTCTCCTCTCTATAATCTTCATATGCATCCAGATAACGCGACTTATACCAGATGCTCGAGGAACCAAGTGCAACCAGGAGATGGAACCTATCATTGACACAAAGCACTCTAACATTCTTAGAGTCCCATTCATGACAGAGAAAGGGGTTCTTCCCCAATGGGTCTCCCGTTTCGATGTCTATCCTTATCTTGAAAAATTTGCCCAGGCAAGTCTCTCCTTTTCCTTTAATTGTGTacatttaatttcactttttttATTTCCATCAACTGTGGACTAAattgtccttttctctctctctggcTCTTCAACAACAATAGGATGCTGCTGATAAGGTTCTTGAACACATGGAATGTAAACCAGATCTCATTATTGGGAATTACAGTGATGGAAACTTGGTGGCATCTCTGATGGCAAACAGACTTGGCATAACTCTGGTATAAGCCTAGCTCAATTAGTTTTACTGTACTTGTAATTAATCACTTCGCTTGTGTTCTAAATTTTGGCCTGCTATAAATCCAGGGAACTATAGCTCATGCTTTAGAGAAAACCAAGTATGAAGATTCAGATGCCAAATGGAAACAATTAGATCCCAAGTACCACTTCTCCTGTCAATTCACAGCTGACATGATTGCAATGAACACAGCTGATTTTATCATAACCAGCACATTCCAAGAAATTGCAGGAAGGTAAGTCtattgtctaaaatcatctattgTAAAACGTTCTACACAACTGATTTTAATCCAATGATTGACTAAAAAATTGATTTCCCCTCAGCAAGGATAGGCCTGGACAGTATGAAAGCCATGAGACATTTACTATGCCAGGACTTTGCCGGGTTGTCTCAGGCATCAATGTCTTTGATCCAAAGTTCAACATTGCTGCCCCTGGGGCTGACCAATCCGTCTACTTTCCCTATACAGAGAAACGAAGGCGGTTAACTTCTTTTTATCCTGCCATTGAAGAACTACTCTACAACAAGGAGGACAATAATGAACACATGTAAGTGTCTGAAGTTATTCTAATTATCTGCAAAAAAAAGGTTGTAAAATttgtttctcattagaaactaaaATATGCCTGGAACAGTGGATATCTTGCAGACAGGAAGAAACCAATTATCTTCTCCATGGCAAGACTTGATACAGTGAAAAACATTACAGGATTAACTGAGTGGTATGGACAGAATAAAAGGCTTAGAAACTTGGTAAATCTTGTCGTTGTAGCTGGATTCTTTGATCCATCTAAATCAAAAGATAGAGAAGAAATCGCAGAGATAAACAAGATGCATGCTTTGATAGCGAAATACCAACTTAAGGGTCAGATCAGATGGATAGCAGCTCAAACTGATAGATATCGCAATGGAGAGCTCTACCGGTGCATTGCAGATACAAAAGGAGCTTTTGTGCAGCCTGCATTGTATGAGGCTTTTGGTCTAACAGTCATCGAGGCAATGAACTGCGGTTTACCCACATTTGCAACTAATCAAGGAGGTCCAGCAGAAATTATTGTTGATGGTGTCTCAGGATTCCACATTGATCCCAACAATGGAGATGAATCGAGCAACAAGATTGCTGATTTCTTTGAGAAATGCAAGACAGATCCTGAATATTGGAACAAGATGTCAACAGCAGGCCTGCAACGTATATACGAATGGTAATTGCATCACTTGAAGTAAATCATGACAAATCTCACCATATAACCTTTTCCATTATTACTTGACCATACTACTCCATTATCCTTACAGCTATACGTGGAAGATTTATGCAAATAAAGTGTTGAACAtgggatccatttatgggttttggagGAAGCTAAACAAGGAACAGAAGTTTGCCAAGCAAAGATACATTGAAACGTTTTACAATCTTCAATTCAGGAATTTGGTGAGTTTCTTACTTAGTAGCAGGATTTTATTCAAATCCTATACAATTCGATTGGACTAATGTACTGCATTTTGCAGGTGAAGAACGTTCCTGTCCCAAGTGTTGAACCCCGAAAACTACCTTCCTTACCATCATCGGTTGCAACTAGTAAACCCCAAGAACAAGCTCCTAGTGCTCCAAGTAAACCTAAAAAATCACAACCCACTGCCCCGATGGAAATTTCTGAACCTCAGACAACACCAAGGCATGTCATCTAACTCTGCCCCTTTCAAATTTAATCATAGTCACATCATATCAAGAATTTTCCGAAAAGCTACATCCTATCATCATTTCAGGTTTCTAGGCTGATTCTTGAAAAAGATTCTATCTTGTACCTTAACCCACCAAGACATTTTCTTTGCAGACAAGAAGAAACGGAGAAGAAGCAACTTGTCTCGACTCAAAGCAATCGAGTATGGATATCATGGAGTTGGTGGTTCCTCATAATTACTTCTCTTTTTGCTGTTTGGTACGTGCTAATGAAGTTGTATAGCCTATTCACACGATGAGGAGAAGGTAAGAGACTCTTGTTAGAACAGAATCATAACCACTGCAATCAAATCAAGTAAAGATGCAATTATAATCATCATGCTCAGACTTTTCAAAACCATGATTGGTTCTTAGGATAGAAATACAATGTAATAAATTCTCTTCCTCTCCCTAGCTAGTTCTTATATATTTTCACCACCAGCAGGAAAACAATATGAATAAAAGGCAATCTTTTCTACAATTTTTTGGCGGTCCTTTTTCTTATAAGTAGAAAATTATACTTTTTCTGATAAGTGGCCAGTCACCCTAATGCACAAAAGTCATTCTTagtatgattttttatttttattttttaaaaaaacggGACAAATGAAAAGTTGAATTATTCTCAATAATAGTTTAATCAAGCAAGGGCTGACAGCCAAAGTAGCTCTTGGCCTTGGCCTTTCTTTTAAAATCTAGTGAATTTGATAATAAGACAAGCCCCAGAATTCTTTTCTTCAGTCAATGTACACGGTCAGCTTCCTTTAGCTTTACTAATCATCCAACAATcagcatttttttttaatatatgtaacacaattatatatatatatatatatatatattataatgaatttttttttatctacatGCAAATAATATTAACGAAATTAATTCAGTTAATAAGGATAAAAGCCTCACATTTATTAATCAAGATTTAAttttattgagaaatatttcaagatgatttaaaaataattttgaataCACTAGATTGATATGGAAAATACAttcttaaaaatttttgaaaataaaacTTAATTTCGATGTATTTAAACTAactcaaaaatattttttaattgtaaataaaaatagGCTTTGATATtaaatcattttaattaattttcaattatgaGTAATATAGCCTATATATATCATCTTATAAATTTAATATCACGATAGACAAAATTAATTCATgacataataattaaaaaaaaatcttaatagaATACGTTAGATCGATATTGTTCCTTGAGTTTGGTTCCAATACGAACGGAAATATTTGAATCGGatacatttatatatttttaaatgaaaACTAATGATCTATTTTGAAATCaaaacttaaaatatatatatatttttaatggtcAAAGTAATTATTTGGGCATATTAGACTCTAAAAGGAAGGTCATCGATGAAAGCCAATCCAACAGCatgtatatttataatataaaaacaaAGCTAAGAGAATGTTATTTTAATCTCTCTCTACTTGGTCAAGAAACCCATCGCTTGAAATTCCATCATCCAACAGCACATATATGGTACAACTTAATAAaggttttataattttttttaaatacttgTAATTACCAGGTCAGACATCCTAATCTGACCAGTTAAGCAACATAATCTACTTGTCTTGCACACATCACCGGCCGAGTTTACAGTTTTCTTGCCTCTATCTATATAAACACACCCATTTCTAACTTTGCATGCACCACAAACATCAATAGCTAGCTAGCAGAAACATTCCAAAATATGGACAAATTTTCTAGTGCGTGCTATAACAGCATCAAGAGGTGCTGGAGGAGGAGGAAATACCAAAGACTTGGAAGAGGAAGCAACAACAAAAGGAAGCTGAAGATCATAAGGCTTGGAGGAGGCTCTACTCGGCGGCTTTGGAAACTAAGAACGACAAGAAAACTGCAGTGGAAACTTGTCTCACCCTTCAGACTTTTGATCAATTTTCATGAAGCTTATGTGGAGATGATGATTCGAGTAGCAAACAGCATGGGGACGTTGAACAACAAGGGGTGGTTGGGAGGAAACAAGAAGGTTGCGAAAGAGAAAGAGATATCCATAGTGTGCTGCGGAGAGGAAGTAATAGATACCAGGTTGGTTATGGAAATCTACAAAAGGTTGGCAGTTTCTCGCCAGCTAAGAGGCTTCTGAAgcgtaaatatatatattttatgttatacgcATGATCTTAATTGTTGGTGAAGAAGTTCATTTAAGAGTGTATTTTCTTGATTAATTAAGTAAATGGATCCAAAATCTTTATGCAGCTTAACATTTAAAATATGTTAATACTCACCCTTTGTTTATTTTAGGGTTATAACAATATGCAactagggctgagcagaattcggttcaaacaaaaaaatcgaaccgaaacgagtcaattcgattcaatcggttcgattttaaaattcaatcagttCTGTTcatttttacattataaaaatttcagttatttcggttcggttcggttttgaagagaaaaaaatcagttaaaccgaacctaacagaatagtaatttatatagtcaaatcgaaataaatcgaaccgaatcgatttttgaattgatttatttttatgaaaaatttatgaattatatttaattttatatatattaattgtttaatctcattgattaatggttattaggttcaaaccaaagttaaaattagaccaaataacttgaaaatcaagtctaaattaaaaaatcaataaaaaatcaaaccgatcgatttaaatcgaatcgaatcaaaataTAGCGGTTCAGTTTGATTAGATTTTTCACCCATttcaattcgattcaatttttaaaatttattatttaatttttataatttaattcaattcaatttgattcgaacCAAATACTCACCCCTGTATACAACTCCCGCTCCTCCAAGTtatcactctctctccctctttcttCCCCCTTGATTTATCTTTCTATTCTCGCTCTTTATCTGTCACCCTCTACCTCTTCCCTTGCCCTCCCACTCACTCTCTctgtatctctctctctcttacgtACTATTTTCctgttctctctccctctctttctctctctctttccccttCAATTTGTCTCTTCCTCTTTCTCAaaagtt
Above is a genomic segment from Hevea brasiliensis isolate MT/VB/25A 57/8 chromosome 17, ASM3005281v1, whole genome shotgun sequence containing:
- the LOC110636873 gene encoding sucrose synthase 7; this translates as MASGPVLKRSETIAESMPDALRQSRYHMKICFSSFVATGKKLLKRQHIMDEMEKSIQDKVERKRVLEGLLGYIMSATQEAAVIPPYVAFAVRPNPGFWEYVKVNAEDLSVDGISASEYLQFKEMIFDENWASDENALEIDFGAMDFSTPRLTLSSSIGNGMKYISKFMSSKLNGSSGSAKPLLDYLLALDYQGENMMINEKLDTVAKLQVALLGAEDVLSAFPKHTPYQDFQHSLKELGFEKGWGNTAERVKETMRMLSESLQAQEPAKLELFFGRLPNMFNIVIFSPHGYFGQADVLGLPDTGGQVVYILDQVRALEEELLLRIKQQGLNMKPQILVITRLIPDARGTKCNQEMEPIIDTKHSNILRVPFMTEKGVLPQWVSRFDVYPYLEKFAQDAADKVLEHMECKPDLIIGNYSDGNLVASLMANRLGITLGTIAHALEKTKYEDSDAKWKQLDPKYHFSCQFTADMIAMNTADFIITSTFQEIAGSKDRPGQYESHETFTMPGLCRVVSGINVFDPKFNIAAPGADQSVYFPYTEKRRRLTSFYPAIEELLYNKEDNNEHIGYLADRKKPIIFSMARLDTVKNITGLTEWYGQNKRLRNLVNLVVVAGFFDPSKSKDREEIAEINKMHALIAKYQLKGQIRWIAAQTDRYRNGELYRCIADTKGAFVQPALYEAFGLTVIEAMNCGLPTFATNQGGPAEIIVDGVSGFHIDPNNGDESSNKIADFFEKCKTDPEYWNKMSTAGLQRIYECYTWKIYANKVLNMGSIYGFWRKLNKEQKFAKQRYIETFYNLQFRNLVKNVPVPSVEPRKLPSLPSSVATSKPQEQAPSAPSKPKKSQPTAPMEISEPQTTPRQEETEKKQLVSTQSNRVWISWSWWFLIITSLFAVWYVLMKLYSLFTR